The proteins below come from a single Thermotoga sp. KOL6 genomic window:
- the phoU gene encoding phosphate signaling complex protein PhoU, whose amino-acid sequence MNKLLNERVEEFKKGVLKAGWFIEKMFRNSISALIERNESLAREVVADEEVVDQMEVEIQEKAMEILGLFSPIGKPLLTVTAGIRVAELIENIADKCHDIAKNVLELMEEPPLKPLEDIPTMANQTSEMLKFALRMFADINVEKSFEVCRMDSKVDDLYEKVREELLLYMMESPKYVRRALLLLEIAGYIEIIADYATNIVEVSVYMVQGEPYKCYHDELLLFKKSGGVLFESTD is encoded by the coding sequence GTGAATAAATTGCTGAACGAAAGGGTTGAAGAATTTAAGAAAGGTGTCCTAAAAGCGGGTTGGTTCATAGAAAAAATGTTCAGAAATTCCATATCTGCTCTCATCGAAAGGAATGAATCACTCGCGAGAGAAGTGGTTGCCGATGAAGAAGTTGTCGATCAGATGGAGGTAGAGATTCAGGAAAAAGCCATGGAGATATTGGGACTCTTCTCACCAATCGGGAAACCTCTTTTGACAGTGACTGCAGGGATAAGAGTAGCAGAACTCATAGAAAACATAGCAGACAAATGCCATGACATAGCAAAGAACGTGCTCGAACTGATGGAAGAACCTCCCTTGAAACCTCTCGAAGATATTCCTACTATGGCGAATCAAACATCGGAAATGTTGAAATTCGCCCTTCGAATGTTCGCGGATATAAACGTGGAAAAATCCTTTGAGGTTTGCAGAATGGATTCAAAAGTGGATGATTTGTACGAAAAGGTGAGAGAAGAACTTTTACTCTACATGATGGAGTCACCAAAGTACGTAAGAAGAGCCCTTCTCTTGCTCGAAATAGCAGGCTACATAGAGATCATCGCAGATTACGCTACAAACATCGTGGAAGTCTCAGTGTACATGGTTCAGGGAGAACCTTACAAGTGTTATCACGATGAGCTGCTTCTTTTCAAAAAATCCGGAGGGGTTCTCTTTGAAAGTACTGATTAA